In Saccharolobus solfataricus, a genomic segment contains:
- a CDS encoding DUF3311 domain-containing protein — translation MAGKFYVIVGIFALIFILLYSLLPLYSKNDPTLLGLPLFYWYQIILMPIGALVFTAIVMVIRD, via the coding sequence ATGGCAGGAAAGTTTTATGTAATAGTTGGGATTTTTGCTTTAATCTTCATACTATTATACTCTCTACTACCACTCTATTCAAAAAACGATCCAACGTTACTGGGACTGCCACTATTTTACTGGTATCAAATAATTCTAATGCCAATAGGTGCTCTCGTATTCACAGCAATTGTAATGGTTATAAGGGATTGA
- a CDS encoding DUF973 family protein, with the protein MSQQNREILGLQEVRNGVKYLLISEIFGIIFEIIVIATLFAINNLDIGLSVGIFGLVIQILLLYLTYVNIKSGFQILTSLGRDLGRGITSIILIVAGTAITIIAFIFLLPVLFSAQALNPSVAVGTILSSAVGAVAFALIGGVLGLVGYILLFLAFMKTGEIYNNKDIKDGGLIALIGFILSIIISIIGLIITIIGFYKIYSGLGNIIGNLPSQQQQLPTMFQPSLPIEQVGVGKLYSNGIAEATIYSQFQLGILTATILGTSYSTSNIVPNQLSVGYNNIKIDFKASFTFIAGNIYVVQLMLSNGQTLNISVTYQP; encoded by the coding sequence ATGTCTCAACAAAATAGGGAGATTTTAGGATTACAAGAGGTAAGAAATGGGGTGAAATACCTCCTAATATCAGAAATTTTTGGAATCATTTTTGAAATAATTGTTATTGCAACATTATTTGCAATTAATAATTTAGATATTGGTTTAAGTGTTGGAATATTTGGATTAGTAATACAAATTCTTCTCCTGTATCTAACGTATGTAAATATTAAAAGTGGTTTTCAAATATTAACTTCATTAGGGAGGGATTTGGGAAGAGGCATTACAAGTATCATACTAATAGTTGCTGGAACCGCAATAACGATCATAGCCTTCATATTTCTTTTACCAGTATTATTTTCTGCACAAGCATTGAATCCCTCTGTAGCTGTTGGGACAATTCTCTCTTCGGCCGTAGGAGCTGTTGCTTTCGCCTTAATCGGTGGCGTATTAGGTCTAGTAGGATATATACTCCTTTTCCTAGCCTTCATGAAGACTGGAGAAATTTATAATAATAAGGATATAAAAGACGGCGGACTGATAGCTCTAATAGGCTTTATCCTATCCATAATCATCTCCATAATAGGTTTAATAATAACAATAATCGGCTTCTATAAGATATATTCGGGATTAGGTAATATAATTGGTAACTTACCTAGTCAGCAACAACAATTACCTACTATGTTCCAACCTTCTTTGCCAATAGAGCAAGTTGGTGTTGGGAAGCTTTATAGTAATGGTATAGCTGAAGCTACTATATATTCCCAATTTCAATTGGGAATTTTAACTGCTACAATATTAGGTACTAGCTATTCCACAAGTAACATTGTACCTAATCAGCTTTCTGTAGGTTACAATAATATCAAGATCGATTTCAAGGCATCTTTCACATTTATTGCAGGTAACATCTACGTTGTGCAACTGATGTTATCAAATGGACAAACATTAAACATTAGTGTCACATACCAACCTTAG
- a CDS encoding PaREP1 family protein has protein sequence MSISTSAEVYYEEAEEFLSKGDLVQACEKYYKAAEEAIKLLVIENNLKEITNNVKNKGRWKSENLFKASKLLRSNNTEIPILWKSAWTLHVEGFHELSLNEKEVKKLKEDVRKLVIFAVNS, from the coding sequence ATGAGTATAAGTACTAGTGCAGAAGTATATTACGAGGAGGCTGAGGAGTTTTTATCTAAGGGTGATCTTGTTCAAGCTTGCGAGAAGTATTATAAGGCTGCTGAGGAAGCTATAAAACTTCTCGTTATAGAAAATAACCTAAAAGAAATAACAAATAACGTTAAGAACAAAGGAAGATGGAAAAGCGAAAACTTGTTTAAAGCTTCCAAATTGTTACGAAGTAATAACACTGAAATACCAATTCTATGGAAAAGTGCATGGACTCTTCATGTGGAAGGATTCCACGAGCTTAGTTTAAACGAGAAGGAAGTTAAAAAACTTAAGGAAGATGTTAGAAAACTGGTCATATTTGCAGTTAATAGTTAA
- a CDS encoding transglutaminase-like domain-containing protein, whose protein sequence is MTRYKLSAEVSFSKPSEIMGRLYILPYRDNAQKVLHFNIDHPSFCKVSINQDRFRNEHLDFKCNPSDDFSIIISYEVEVNSFSKSENEEEVFLSSSKYVNVDKFKMINVRYFSFDDLIDEVISMVRDSIRYDKNNKSVKSAFGSLIMGSGVCVNYSHVAIGILRALGIPARYVIGLIPFSTKEAHAWIEVKIGDVWFPVDPTNGIKGMQYLKWAIGRDDNDVRSKIWYSKPVSFDFSFDWNFR, encoded by the coding sequence ATGACTAGATATAAACTATCGGCTGAGGTTTCCTTTTCTAAGCCAAGCGAAATAATGGGCAGACTTTACATCCTTCCTTATAGAGATAATGCTCAAAAGGTCCTACATTTTAATATCGACCACCCATCATTTTGTAAGGTTAGCATAAATCAAGATAGGTTTAGAAACGAACATCTAGATTTTAAGTGCAACCCTTCGGATGATTTTTCAATTATTATCAGTTATGAGGTAGAAGTGAACTCATTCTCGAAATCTGAGAACGAAGAAGAGGTTTTTCTCTCTTCAAGCAAATACGTTAATGTTGATAAGTTTAAGATGATTAACGTAAGGTATTTCTCATTTGATGATCTCATAGATGAAGTGATTAGTATGGTTAGGGATAGTATTAGGTATGATAAAAATAATAAAAGTGTTAAATCAGCTTTTGGTTCCTTAATTATGGGTTCTGGGGTTTGTGTAAATTACAGTCATGTTGCCATAGGAATTCTTAGAGCATTAGGAATTCCAGCTAGATACGTTATTGGTTTGATCCCATTTTCCACTAAGGAAGCTCATGCATGGATTGAAGTTAAGATTGGTGATGTATGGTTTCCCGTTGATCCCACTAATGGAATTAAAGGTATGCAATACTTAAAGTGGGCTATAGGGAGAGATGATAACGATGTTAGGAGTAAAATTTGGTATAGTAAACCCGTAAGTTTTGACTTCTCTTTCGACTGGAATTTCCGCTAA
- a CDS encoding amidohydrolase family protein, producing the protein MIDFHFHAPVKEFLDFLGEFGEPAIKYFNAKVEVKGLKETLDYYESFGIKRFVVLPIDSTTFLGRRIPNQVINLDDRIVKFISVDPSKPNADEELKRSIKEFEPVGVKLHPQLQGFHPLDERALKIYEIIDNHGLIVVFHTGTSGIGAGVKSSIRLDYGRPIYFDEIAVRFQNMKIILAHFGWPWTEEAIAIALHKPNVYLDLSGWAPRYIPQVIWSNAKRLSDKLLFGSDFPLIRPERWLEEFKSVNLSQDIKDKILKHNAEKLVKKS; encoded by the coding sequence ATGATAGATTTTCATTTTCATGCTCCAGTTAAAGAGTTTTTAGATTTTTTGGGAGAATTTGGTGAACCTGCAATTAAATACTTTAATGCAAAGGTGGAAGTTAAAGGCTTAAAGGAGACCTTAGACTATTACGAGTCTTTTGGAATAAAAAGATTTGTCGTATTACCAATAGATTCCACAACGTTTTTAGGTAGAAGGATTCCAAACCAAGTTATTAACTTGGATGATCGTATCGTGAAATTTATTTCCGTAGACCCATCAAAACCGAACGCTGATGAGGAACTAAAGAGGTCAATAAAGGAATTTGAGCCAGTAGGTGTTAAGCTACATCCCCAATTGCAAGGTTTTCATCCATTAGATGAAAGAGCGTTAAAAATTTACGAGATAATTGATAACCACGGACTAATAGTTGTCTTTCATACCGGTACATCTGGTATTGGGGCTGGTGTAAAATCCAGTATTAGATTAGACTATGGTAGGCCAATATATTTTGATGAAATAGCAGTGAGGTTTCAAAACATGAAAATCATATTAGCTCATTTCGGGTGGCCGTGGACTGAAGAGGCAATTGCGATAGCTTTACACAAACCTAACGTTTATTTAGATCTATCAGGCTGGGCTCCAAGATATATTCCACAAGTAATTTGGAGTAATGCGAAAAGACTTAGCGATAAATTATTGTTTGGCTCAGATTTTCCTCTAATTAGGCCGGAACGTTGGTTAGAAGAGTTTAAGAGTGTAAATTTAAGTCAAGATATCAAGGATAAGATACTGAAACATAACGCCGAAAAACTTGTCAAGAAGAGTTGA
- a CDS encoding ISH3-like element ISC1439A family transposase, which translates to MQTIQVSKTELKSLAINLATNNINVISQDLDPEIVKAAPSLLTGNRGKYYLKVVRRGEKVISKGQRTFKFYPIYREVKGEINVVAVDETGLTVGEKEQEKAEGFLLYNWKRKGVKMRSLDLVYPLRLPLLVEVADLRSDSPSQFLLRSVREVSQYMEIDYVVADAGFLNLGVIKEMPVKTIVRGKSNLKGFKELSNVPLVEKRYEVKDKVYVAYRVLEFEGLYYYDVVYVKGKPRHFMFVTNFEGDPYELAELYRLRWQVEEGFKVRKARIRYVRKLSNKIFLFLYYTVLDSAWNLVNHLLFNFKSTCKKVLSFDSFVKLL; encoded by the coding sequence ATGCAAACCATACAAGTATCCAAAACGGAGCTGAAGTCCCTCGCTATAAATTTAGCAACAAACAATATTAACGTTATCTCTCAAGATCTAGACCCGGAAATAGTGAAAGCAGCACCATCCTTGCTAACCGGAAACAGAGGAAAATACTACTTGAAGGTAGTAAGACGAGGCGAGAAAGTAATTAGTAAAGGTCAGAGAACCTTCAAGTTCTACCCAATCTACAGAGAAGTAAAGGGAGAGATCAACGTAGTCGCTGTAGATGAGACCGGATTAACCGTGGGAGAAAAGGAACAAGAAAAAGCAGAGGGCTTTCTACTCTACAACTGGAAGAGAAAAGGAGTAAAGATGAGATCCTTGGACCTCGTATATCCCTTAAGGTTACCCCTCCTAGTGGAGGTAGCAGATTTGAGAAGCGACAGTCCATCACAGTTCCTACTCAGGAGCGTGAGGGAAGTAAGCCAATACATGGAAATAGATTACGTTGTAGCTGACGCCGGATTCTTGAACCTAGGGGTCATCAAGGAAATGCCCGTGAAGACCATTGTGAGAGGAAAGTCGAACTTGAAGGGATTCAAGGAACTATCTAACGTTCCATTAGTTGAGAAGAGATACGAGGTTAAGGACAAGGTTTACGTTGCGTATAGGGTCTTGGAATTTGAAGGGCTTTATTATTACGATGTGGTTTACGTTAAGGGAAAGCCGAGGCACTTCATGTTCGTAACGAACTTCGAGGGAGATCCCTATGAACTGGCTGAACTCTATAGGTTGAGGTGGCAGGTTGAGGAGGGTTTTAAGGTTAGGAAGGCAAGGATAAGGTATGTTAGGAAGTTGAGTAATAAGATCTTCTTGTTCCTCTATTATACGGTTCTGGATTCTGCGTGGAATCTAGTGAATCATCTTCTCTTTAACTTCAAGTCCACGTGTAAGAAGGTTTTGTCCTTCGATTCATTCGTCAAGCTTCTCTAA
- a CDS encoding ATP-binding cassette domain-containing protein, which translates to MLEYRDFTVKFESVVFQGINMTINRKGIVLGPNGSGKTTIIKATCGLMPYKGYIYVNGMEVRKIRNYLGLSTNLVEVYSIGRKVKDIVYIFEEIKNLDGDMFRRLLEEARLFDQVINKPLYKLSAGQSSIVRLALALSTNPKVALIDEPFENLDPARRLIIARWLKEYFEEGFVTTHELDLLKEFKDWDSYILINGKIYGPIPVTDLIEASVVEGDVENSILTIEIQEGKTLSFVKNAQIGARLTNLGSIDRIYGVM; encoded by the coding sequence ATGCTAGAATATAGAGATTTCACGGTAAAGTTTGAGAGCGTAGTATTCCAAGGGATTAATATGACTATTAATAGAAAGGGAATTGTATTAGGACCCAATGGTTCAGGGAAAACTACTATCATAAAGGCTACATGCGGATTAATGCCTTACAAAGGCTACATTTACGTTAATGGAATGGAAGTGAGAAAAATAAGGAATTATTTAGGTCTCTCCACTAACCTAGTAGAAGTTTATAGCATAGGTAGAAAGGTTAAAGATATTGTATATATATTTGAAGAGATAAAGAATTTAGACGGTGATATGTTTAGGAGATTGCTGGAGGAGGCTAGACTTTTCGATCAAGTCATAAACAAACCTTTATACAAGCTTTCAGCTGGTCAATCGTCGATAGTGAGACTAGCTTTAGCATTATCTACAAATCCAAAGGTTGCATTAATAGATGAGCCATTTGAAAATCTAGATCCCGCGAGAAGGCTAATCATAGCAAGATGGTTAAAGGAGTATTTCGAAGAAGGTTTTGTGACTACGCATGAGTTAGATCTACTAAAGGAATTTAAGGATTGGGACTCTTATATATTGATAAATGGAAAAATTTATGGTCCTATACCGGTTACAGACCTTATTGAAGCTAGTGTAGTAGAGGGTGATGTGGAAAACTCTATACTTACCATAGAGATTCAAGAAGGAAAGACGTTATCATTTGTTAAAAATGCTCAAATTGGGGCTAGATTGACCAATTTAGGTAGCATAGATCGAATTTATGGTGTAATGTAA
- a CDS encoding winged helix-turn-helix domain-containing protein, which yields MSNEEERIKELIQFLNNRALNNSVRLAILIALYTFGQMTFSELLEYSRIPKSSLTMHLQILEEEGLAVSKKGFTVNGVRTFVRITDKGKETVKEYFKIIGDVF from the coding sequence TTGAGTAACGAAGAGGAGAGGATCAAGGAGCTAATTCAATTCCTAAACAATAGAGCGTTGAATAATTCAGTTAGGTTAGCTATCTTAATAGCCTTATATACCTTCGGTCAAATGACGTTCTCTGAGTTATTGGAGTACTCTCGAATTCCTAAAAGCTCCTTAACAATGCATTTGCAAATCTTAGAAGAAGAGGGTTTAGCAGTGTCTAAAAAGGGCTTTACAGTAAATGGCGTAAGGACTTTCGTGAGAATAACTGATAAAGGAAAGGAGACCGTGAAGGAGTACTTTAAAATCATCGGTGACGTGTTTTAA
- a CDS encoding peroxiredoxin gives MSEERIPLIGERFPEMEVITTQGRIKLPDDYKGRWFVLFSHPGDFTPVCTTEFYSFAKKYEEFKKLNTELIGLSVDSNISHIEWIMWIEKNLKVEIPFPIIADPMGNVAKRLGMIHAQSSTATVRAVFVVDDKGVVRLILYYPMEIGRNIDEILRAIRALQLVDKAGVVTPANWPNNELIGDKVINPAPRTIKDAKMRLGQPFDWWFTYKEVKTT, from the coding sequence ATGAGTGAGGAAAGAATTCCATTAATAGGAGAAAGATTCCCAGAAATGGAAGTTATAACTACGCAAGGCAGGATAAAACTACCTGATGACTATAAAGGGAGATGGTTTGTATTATTTAGCCATCCTGGAGATTTCACACCGGTGTGCACTACGGAGTTCTACTCATTTGCAAAGAAATACGAGGAGTTCAAGAAGTTGAATACTGAACTAATAGGACTTTCAGTAGATAGTAACATTTCACACATCGAATGGATAATGTGGATAGAGAAAAACCTAAAGGTTGAAATTCCGTTTCCAATAATCGCTGATCCAATGGGCAATGTTGCTAAAAGACTAGGTATGATCCATGCGCAGTCCTCTACAGCTACAGTTAGAGCAGTATTCGTAGTTGACGATAAGGGGGTAGTGAGATTAATTCTGTACTATCCGATGGAGATAGGAAGAAATATTGATGAAATTCTTAGAGCTATTAGAGCACTACAATTAGTTGACAAAGCAGGAGTAGTAACTCCAGCTAACTGGCCTAATAATGAACTAATAGGAGATAAGGTCATTAATCCAGCTCCTAGAACGATAAAAGATGCAAAGATGAGATTAGGTCAGCCCTTTGATTGGTGGTTCACTTATAAAGAAGTTAAAACAACATAA
- a CDS encoding sodium:solute symporter family protein: MDGLHVSIVSVALFIILFVIFVFLGFYGSRWRRGDLSKLHEWALAGRRLGPYLMWFLLTADLYTAYTFIAVPSLVLASGPVGFFAAFYSAVTPFIALLFMPRLWTIAKNRGYVTAADFIKDRFNSRILAGLVAITGVVAELPYIALQIVGMQVALLILLLGLGVSNITLASDLSLLVAFIILAAFVFTSGLRGAALTAVYKDIIILGTIISIAIYVPLAFGGFSGAFHNAQTLSSQINLALNNVNKPIFYNYLPNTLAARTAYISLAIGSAFALYLYPHAVNASVSSDSKKSLKLSLALQPFYSIILAVIALFGILVYANSKVVNFIAKTHSGAVAVPALIGYSMPDWFVGIALLGIFIGGLVPAAIMAIGAANLLTRNIIKEFKPNMSPSTESALAKWISTAFKFLALALVFATPSTYAIQLQLLGGIIILQTLPSVFLGLYTSKLNGYALVGGWAGGMFSGIYLTLLANHFGPLKTSSFITPLGPMYIGVLSTLINLAIGLIGTAIAYGAGWRPVSNIRAEEIA, encoded by the coding sequence ATGGATGGTTTACACGTTTCTATCGTTTCAGTTGCTCTGTTTATAATTTTATTTGTAATTTTTGTGTTTTTAGGCTTTTATGGAAGCAGATGGAGAAGAGGAGATCTATCGAAACTTCACGAATGGGCTTTAGCGGGGAGAAGATTAGGACCATATTTAATGTGGTTTCTTCTCACTGCAGACCTATATACTGCATATACATTTATTGCAGTACCTTCTCTAGTCTTAGCCAGCGGTCCAGTTGGATTTTTTGCAGCCTTCTACTCTGCGGTCACGCCCTTCATAGCCCTACTCTTCATGCCTAGACTGTGGACAATTGCTAAGAACAGAGGGTATGTTACAGCAGCGGATTTCATTAAGGATAGATTTAACAGTAGGATTCTAGCAGGGCTTGTAGCTATAACAGGGGTAGTAGCTGAATTGCCTTACATAGCATTACAAATAGTAGGTATGCAAGTAGCATTACTCATATTATTGCTAGGATTGGGAGTTAGTAACATTACATTGGCAAGTGATTTAAGTCTTTTAGTAGCCTTCATAATCTTAGCTGCATTCGTATTCACAAGTGGACTAAGGGGAGCTGCGCTAACTGCAGTATATAAGGACATCATAATTTTAGGTACAATAATAAGTATTGCGATCTACGTTCCACTGGCCTTTGGAGGATTTTCTGGTGCATTTCATAATGCCCAAACGTTAAGCTCCCAGATTAACTTAGCGTTAAATAACGTTAATAAGCCAATTTTCTACAACTATTTACCTAACACCCTAGCTGCGCGAACTGCTTATATTTCTTTAGCTATCGGGAGCGCATTTGCCCTCTATCTATATCCCCACGCGGTTAATGCAAGCGTGAGTTCAGATTCTAAGAAATCCCTTAAATTATCACTAGCATTACAACCCTTCTATTCTATCATATTAGCTGTTATAGCCTTGTTTGGAATTCTAGTCTACGCTAATTCTAAAGTGGTTAATTTTATTGCTAAAACACACTCCGGTGCAGTAGCTGTCCCTGCTCTAATAGGCTATTCAATGCCAGATTGGTTTGTTGGGATAGCATTGTTAGGAATTTTCATAGGGGGATTAGTCCCCGCAGCTATAATGGCAATTGGAGCAGCTAATTTACTCACAAGGAACATAATAAAGGAGTTTAAACCTAATATGTCTCCTAGTACTGAATCAGCCTTAGCTAAATGGATATCTACCGCGTTTAAATTTTTGGCTTTAGCTCTAGTATTTGCCACACCCTCAACATACGCCATACAGCTGCAATTATTGGGAGGTATAATCATTCTACAAACCTTGCCTTCAGTATTCCTAGGACTTTACACTAGCAAACTCAACGGTTATGCGTTAGTAGGAGGTTGGGCGGGAGGTATGTTCAGCGGGATATATCTAACGTTATTGGCTAATCACTTCGGACCATTAAAAACCTCATCCTTCATAACACCGTTAGGACCAATGTACATAGGAGTACTATCAACTCTAATTAATTTAGCCATAGGACTAATTGGGACCGCAATAGCTTATGGCGCTGGCTGGAGACCAGTAAGTAACATAAGAGCAGAAGAAATAGCTTAA
- a CDS encoding MFS transporter produces the protein METRILPYWLLIFTIGFGWFSLAPLVPVLEYTFNVPLSSILFIISAYGYSMAILGLLAGFLSAKFTTRSVLLLSSLLSFIGLLGRAVSNGFGTFFLFAIIASLAYPLAVAPVGSIAKSVFKGNANTVVGISVGILFIGMALGSFISPSILSFIGLRGTLMLNAILALIAMILIIPSLRSYPAHYERSLKGSFNLGMVKNWYVGLAVASISVTLGSIASIVLQIHGIITLLAVSMGGFLTGLSFLGSGLGAIILPSLLENRLRLGLISVGLLTSLSAVITVLSLSFTINFPLIAIGYFLFGFFGNAYWSMAMASTTLYVNDPAKAGFATSMYSVITNVGVSVIPETVGVLFSNNSTIIEGVIIVVIIELIAGLLSFFLKS, from the coding sequence ATGGAAACAAGGATTTTACCGTATTGGTTACTTATATTCACCATAGGCTTTGGATGGTTTTCTTTAGCACCCTTGGTACCTGTTCTAGAGTACACCTTTAATGTACCCTTAAGTTCAATCCTTTTTATCATATCAGCTTACGGGTATAGTATGGCTATTTTAGGTTTGTTAGCGGGTTTTCTATCAGCCAAGTTCACCACTAGAAGTGTTTTATTACTCTCATCTCTCCTATCGTTTATAGGACTTTTAGGTAGGGCAGTGTCCAATGGCTTTGGAACCTTCTTTCTTTTCGCCATAATCGCATCATTAGCTTATCCCTTAGCAGTAGCTCCAGTTGGCAGTATTGCTAAATCAGTTTTCAAAGGAAATGCTAATACTGTTGTCGGTATAAGCGTTGGCATTTTATTTATTGGAATGGCTCTAGGCTCGTTTATCAGTCCGTCAATACTTTCCTTTATAGGCTTAAGAGGAACATTAATGCTTAATGCGATTTTAGCTTTAATCGCTATGATTTTAATTATCCCATCTTTGAGGAGCTATCCTGCTCATTATGAAAGATCTCTTAAAGGTAGTTTCAATCTAGGAATGGTAAAGAATTGGTACGTCGGATTGGCTGTTGCATCGATCTCAGTAACTCTTGGCAGTATTGCATCAATAGTTTTGCAAATTCATGGTATAATTACTTTATTAGCAGTGAGTATGGGAGGGTTCTTAACTGGGCTTAGTTTCCTAGGTTCTGGGCTTGGTGCTATAATATTGCCATCCCTACTGGAAAATAGGTTAAGGTTAGGTCTGATATCGGTTGGTTTGCTTACATCTCTCTCAGCGGTTATAACAGTATTATCCCTTTCCTTTACTATTAATTTCCCCCTAATAGCGATAGGGTATTTCCTATTTGGGTTCTTTGGAAATGCCTATTGGTCAATGGCTATGGCTTCAACAACTCTATACGTTAATGATCCTGCAAAGGCTGGTTTCGCCACTTCCATGTATAGTGTAATAACAAATGTTGGAGTCTCAGTAATTCCAGAAACAGTTGGGGTATTATTTAGTAATAATTCGACTATAATTGAGGGAGTCATAATAGTGGTTATAATTGAGCTCATAGCTGGTTTATTGTCATTTTTTCTAAAAAGCTAG
- a CDS encoding amidase, with protein MGIKLPTLEDLREISKQFNLDLEDEELKSFLQLLKLQLESYERLDSLPDYTPRVKYQRTLGRPPMKEENPYGALVWITSIKGKEEGKLKGKRICIKDNVMIAGIPMLNGSKMLEGFVPHMDATVVSRILDEAGEIVAKTTCEDLCFSGGSHTSYPWPVLNPRNPEYMAGGSSSGSAVAVASGYCDMAVGGDQGGSIRIPSSWVGIYGLKPTHGLVPYTGAFSIEPTLDHLGPMANTVKDVALLLEVIAGRDELDSRQPDSLPPPPVKPYSKLIDGDVKDMKVGIVKEGFNWSNSEKDVDELVLDSAKKLEDYGIKVEDTSIPLHRMGLDIWTPIAIEGATATMILGSGVGWGRKGLFETQIADFFGNSLKSRARDLPNTVKGVLMLGYLMIKMYNNRYYAKARNLSIVLKEAYDSALRKYDALIMPTTPMKAMRYKSEPGFDEYFIMALGMINNTAPFDVTGHPAMNIPVGYSNGLPVGLMIIGRHFEEDKVLKLANVFERIKK; from the coding sequence ATGGGAATTAAGTTACCCACATTGGAGGATTTAAGAGAGATTTCTAAGCAATTTAATTTAGATCTAGAGGATGAGGAGTTAAAATCCTTTTTGCAATTACTAAAACTGCAGTTGGAATCCTATGAGAGGTTAGACTCCTTGCCAGATTATACTCCAAGAGTTAAGTATCAGAGAACATTAGGTCGACCACCTATGAAAGAGGAGAATCCTTATGGTGCTTTAGTGTGGATAACTTCGATAAAGGGTAAGGAAGAGGGTAAGTTAAAGGGAAAAAGGATTTGCATTAAGGACAATGTGATGATAGCGGGTATACCTATGCTTAATGGATCTAAAATGTTAGAAGGTTTTGTCCCGCATATGGATGCTACTGTAGTTTCAAGGATTCTGGATGAGGCTGGAGAAATCGTAGCTAAGACTACGTGTGAGGACCTATGCTTCTCAGGAGGTAGTCATACATCTTATCCTTGGCCAGTACTAAATCCGAGAAATCCAGAGTATATGGCAGGAGGATCATCAAGCGGTAGTGCTGTAGCAGTAGCTTCTGGCTATTGTGATATGGCTGTTGGAGGAGATCAAGGAGGTTCAATTAGAATTCCCAGTTCGTGGGTTGGCATATACGGACTAAAACCAACTCATGGACTAGTTCCATATACCGGCGCTTTTTCCATAGAGCCTACATTAGATCATCTAGGACCTATGGCTAATACGGTAAAGGATGTAGCATTACTTTTAGAGGTAATAGCAGGGAGGGATGAATTGGATTCAAGACAGCCAGATAGCCTACCTCCACCTCCAGTCAAACCCTATTCTAAACTTATTGATGGCGACGTAAAAGATATGAAAGTTGGCATAGTTAAGGAAGGATTTAATTGGTCCAATTCTGAAAAGGATGTTGATGAGTTAGTATTAGATTCTGCCAAGAAACTAGAAGATTATGGAATAAAAGTAGAGGATACCTCCATACCTCTTCATAGGATGGGATTGGATATATGGACTCCAATAGCTATTGAGGGTGCCACAGCAACCATGATATTAGGAAGTGGTGTAGGATGGGGAAGGAAGGGCTTATTTGAGACTCAAATTGCAGATTTCTTTGGGAACTCCTTAAAATCCAGAGCTAGAGATTTACCAAACACGGTAAAAGGTGTACTAATGTTAGGCTACTTAATGATAAAGATGTATAACAATAGATACTACGCAAAGGCAAGAAATTTATCGATTGTGTTAAAGGAAGCTTACGACAGTGCGTTAAGGAAATACGACGCTCTAATAATGCCAACAACTCCTATGAAAGCAATGAGGTATAAGAGTGAACCAGGCTTTGATGAATATTTTATAATGGCGCTCGGAATGATAAATAATACAGCTCCTTTTGACGTTACTGGACACCCTGCTATGAATATACCAGTGGGATATTCGAATGGTTTACCAGTCGGTCTGATGATAATAGGAAGGCATTTTGAAGAAGACAAGGTTCTAAAATTAGCTAATGTATTTGAGAGAATCAAAAAATAA